One genomic segment of Ricinus communis isolate WT05 ecotype wild-type chromosome 3, ASM1957865v1, whole genome shotgun sequence includes these proteins:
- the LOC8265206 gene encoding probable xyloglucan glycosyltransferase 5 — MAPRLDFSDWWAKDSKKGTPVVVKMENPNYSVVEINGPDAAFQPVEKSRGKNAKQVTWVLLLKAHRAVGCVAWIATFFWAFLGAIKKRLIYRQGVTVASEKLGKGKLVLRIIKMFLVTSLAILAFEVVAYFKGWHYFENANLHIPRTSDLQGLLHMVYVAWITCRADYIAPLIQLLSKFCVVLFLIQSLDRMILSLGCFWIKYKKIKPRIVGDPFKSDDAEAPGYQYPMVLVQMPMCNEREVYEQSISAVCQLDWPKDRLLVQVLDDSDDESIQCLIKAEVAMWSQKGINIIYRHRVVRTGYKAGNLKSAMNCDYVKDYEFVAIFDADFQPNPDFLKLTVPHFKDNPELGLVQARWSFVNKDENLLTRLQNINLCFHFEVEQQVNGIFLNFFGFNGTAGVWRIKALEESGGWLERTTVEDMDIAVRAHLNGWKFIFLNDVKVLCEVPESYEAYRKQQHRWHSGPMHLFRLCLPAILTAKMAIWKKANLILLFFLLRKLILPFYSFTLFCIILPLTMFVPEAELPIWVICYVPVFMSFLNILPAPKSFPFIVPYLLFENTMSVTKFNAMVSGLFQLGSSYEWIVTKKAGRSSESDLLAAAERDSKATNLSQIHRGVSESDLGELNRLKEQKEAAPKPVKKVNKIYRKELALAFLLLTAAVRSLLSAQGVHFYFLLFQGVTFLVVGLDLIGEQMN; from the exons ATGGCTCCGAGATTGGATTTTTCAGATTGGTGGGCAAAAGATAGCAAGAAGGGTACTCCAGTCGTAGTCAAAATGGAGAATCCGAACTACTCTGTTGTAGAAATCAACGGCCCAGATGCTGCATTCCAGCCGGTTGAGAAGAGCCGAGGCAAAAATGCCAAGCAAGTCACATGGGTTTTGCTCCTCAAGGCTCACAGAGCAGTAGGTTGTGTTGCTTGGATAGCTACTTTCTTCTGGGCATTTCTTGGAGCTATCAAGAAAAGGTTGATCTACAGACAAGGAGTTACAGTGGCCAGTGAGAAGCTGGGCAAAGGAAAATTGGTACTTAGAATCATTAAAATGTTTCTAGTGACTTCTTTAGCAATCTTGGCTTTTGAAGTGGTTGCTTATTTTAAAGGCTGGCATTATTTTGAGAATGCTAATCTACACATTCCGAGGACTTCAGATTTGCAAGGCTTGCTACACATGGTTTATGTTGCTTGGATAACATGTCGGGCTGATTACATTGCACCTCTAATTCAACTTCTTTCTAAATTCTGTGTTGTCCTATTCCTTATTCAATCTTTAGATCGCATGATACTATCTTTAGGTTGCTTTTGGATTAAATACAAGAAGATAAAACCAAGGATTGTTGGGGATCCATTCAAGTCAGATGATGCTGAGGCACCAGGCTATCAGTATCCCATGGTTCTTGTTCAAATGCCAATGTGTAATGAGAGGGAG GTATATGAGCAATCTATCTCTGCAGTCTGCCAACTTGATTGGCCAAAAGATCGATTACTTGTTCAAGTTCTTGATGATTCTGATGATGAGAGCATCCAGTGCTTGATCAAGGCAGAAGTTGCTATGTGGAGCCAAAAGGGCATCAACATAATTTATCGGCATCGTGTGGTTAGAACTGGTTACAAAGCTGGCAATCTCAAGTCTGCAATGAATTGTGATTACGTGAAGGATTATGAGTTCGTTGCAATATTTGATGCAGATTTCCAACCTAATCCAGACTTTCTTAAGTTAACTGTGCCTCATTTCAAG GATAATCCTGAACTAGGGCTGGTTCAAGCGAGATGGTCCTTTGTGAACAAGGATGAGAATTTATTGACTCGTCTTCAAAACATTAATTTGTGTTTCCATTTTGAGGTTGAACAGCAAGTTAATGGTATATTCCTAAATTTCTTTGGTTTTAATGGAACTGCTGGTGTCTGGAGAATCAAGGCCCTTGAGGAGTCCGGTGGATGGCTTGAACGGACCACTGTAGAGGACATGGACATAGCTGTTCGGGCACATCTCAATGGTTGGAAATTCATTTTCCTCAATGACGTAAAG GTTCTTTGCGAAGTTCCAGAATCCTATGAAGCTTACAGGAAGCAGCAACATCGCTGGCATTCTGGTCCGATGCATCTCTTCCGCTTGTGTCTTCCAGCAATTCTAACTGCTAAG ATGGCAATATGGAAGAAAGCAAATTTGATACTACTCTTCTTCCTATTGAGAAAACTCATCCTTCCATTCTATTCCTTCACGTTGTTCTGCATAATTCTTCCTTTAACCATGTTTGTCCCTGAGGCTGAACTTCCTATATGGGTTATTTGCTACGTGCCTGTGTTCATGTCATTCCTCAATATTCTTCCAGCCCCAAAATCCTTCCCTTTCATTGTTCCTTACCTCCTCTTTGAGAACACCATGTCAGTTACCAAATTCAATGCTATGGTATCTGGATTATTCCAGTTGGGTAGTTCTTATGAGTGGATTGTCACCAAGAAAGCTGGGAGGTCTTCAGAATCTGACTTGCTTGCTGCTGCTGAGAGGGACTCAAAGGCAACTAACCTATCACAGATACATAGAGGAGTTTCTGAGAGTGATCTTGGAGAACTGAACCGATTAAAAGAACAGAAAGAAGCAGCCCCTAAACCTGTCAAGAAGGTGAACAAGATATACAGGAAAGAGCTAGCTCTGGCATTCCTCCTGCTCACAGCTGCTGTCAGGAGCCTGTTGTCTGCCCAAGGAGTCCATTTCTACTTCCTACTCTTCCAAGGCGTGACTTTCCTCGTTGTGGGTCTTGATCTAATTGGTGAGCAAATGAACTAA
- the LOC8265205 gene encoding probable cyclic nucleotide-gated ion channel 14 produces the protein MDFKKEKLVRFNEIQHLEKPLPLYTVSGQLLKAEGSASDPKTGHKFPKLGRFKVFPENHEPWRKRILDPGTDVYLQWNRVFLFSCLVALFVDPLFFYLPSVANRGVTSCMDTDLNLGITVTCFRTFADIFYILHLVVKFRTAYVAPSSRVFGRGELVVDPKKISWRYFKSDFFIDLIAALPLPQIVIWFIIPAIRGSHSDHTNNALVLIVLLQYIPRLYLIFPLSSEIIKATGVVTKTAWAGAAYNLLLYMLASHVLGASWYLLSIERQATCWKYACRHEISPVNCSLSYLDCGTLSKDERRLWENSTQVFNSCDPKNSTIFDYGIFANAVTQKVVSSDFLEKYFYCLWWGLQNLSSYGQGLETSTFIGETAFATLIAILGLVLFAHLIGNMQTYLQSITVRLEEWRLKRRDTEEWMRHRQLPQNLRERVRRFVQYKWLATRGVDEETILRALPTDLRRVIQRHLCLDLVRRVPFFSQMDDQLLDAICERLVSSLSTQGTCIVREGDPVIEMLFIIRGRLESSTTNGGRTGFFNSITLRPGDFCGEELLAWALLPKSTLNLPSSTRTVRALEEVEAFALRAEDLKFVANQFRRLHSKKLQHTFRFYSYHWRTWGACFIQAAWRRHKKRMMARSLTMCESFAYSVDEQVASETTQEESMKSSTSSQAKQNLGVTILASRFAANTRRGAQKIKDVEMPKLQKPEEPDFSTEPDDD, from the exons atgGATTTCAAGAAAGAGAAGCTAGTGAG GTTTAATGAAATCCAGCATTTAGAAAAGCCATTGCCTTTATATACAGTTTCTGGCCAATTGTTGAAAGCTGAAGGCAGTGCAAGTGATCCAAAAACAGGTCATAAATTTCCTAAACTTGGAAGGTTTAAAGTATTCCCAGAAAATCACGAGCCATGGAGGAAGCGTATTCTTGATCCAGGAACTGATGTTTATTTGCAGTGGAACAGGGTATTCCTGTTCTCTTGCTTGGTAGCACTTTTCGTTGATCCATTGTTTTTTTACCTACCATCAGTTGCAAACAGGGGTGTTACTTCTTGTATGGATACTGATCTGAATTTGGGGATTACCGTGACATGTTTTAGAACTTTCGCTGATATATTCTATATATTACATTTAGTGGTTAAGTTCAGGACAGCTTACGTAGCACCCAGTTCAAGAGTTTTTGGCAGAGGTGAACTTGTTGTGGATCCCAAGAAAATTTCCTGGCGTTATTTCAAATCAGATTTCTTCATCGATCTTATTGCAGCCTTACCTCTTCCAcag ATTGTGATATGGTTTATCATTCCGGCAATTAGAGGCTCCCATTCTGATCATACCAACAATGCTCTTGTACTGATTGTTCTGCTTCAGTACATTCCAAGATTGTATCTGATTTTTCCTTTAAGTTCTGAGATCATCAAAGCCACTGGAGTAGTCACAAAGACTGCTTGGGCTGGGGCTGCCTACAACCTCCTGCTCTATATGTTGGCTAGTCAT GTTTTAGGGGCCTCATGGTATCTGTTGTCAATTGAGCGTCAGGCGACATGCTGGAAGTATGCTTGTAGACATGAAATAAGTCCAGTAAATTGCAGTCTCTCTTACTTAGACTGTGGTACTTTGAGCAAAGATGAACGCAGACTATGGGAAAACAGTACTCAGGTGTTTAATAGCTGTGATCCAAAAAACAGTACTATATTTGATTATGGGATATTTGCAAATGCTGTAACACAAAAGGTTGTCTCGTCTGACTTTCTTGAGAAGTATTTCTATTGTCTTTGGTGGGGCTTGCAGAACCTCAG TTCCTATGGCCAGGGTTTGGAAACAAGCACATTCATTGGGGAAACTGCATTTGCTACACTTATTGCCATCTTGGGTCTGGTTCTGTTTGCCCATTTAATTGGAAATATGCAG ACCTACTTGCAATCTATAACAGTCAGACTTGAAGAGTGGAGGCTCAAGCGGCGAGACACTGAGGAGTGGATGAGACATCGCCAACTCCCTCAAAATCTGCGAGAACGAGTTAGGCGATTTGTTCAATACAAGTGGCTTGCAACTCGAGGGGTTGATGAAGAAACGATCTTGCGTGCACTACCTACAGATCTTCGTCGAGTCATCCAGCGCCACCTGTGCTTGGATCTTGTTCGACGA GTTCCCTTTTTCTCACAGATGGATGATCAGCTACTTGATGCCATATGCGAGCGACTAGTGTCCTCGTTGAGTACCCAAGGCACTTGCATAGTTCGTGAAGGTGATCCTGTTATAGAGATGCTTTTCATCATCAGGGGGAGGCTAGAAAGCTCAACCACAAACGGAGGCCGAACAGGTTTCTTCAATTCAATTACTTTGAGACCTGGCGATTTCTGTGGTGAAGAGCTTCTTGCGTGGGCTTTGCTTCCAAAATCTACTCTCAACTTGCCATCTTCCACGAGGACAGTAAGAGCACTGGAGGAAGTGGAAGCGTTTGCCTTGCGCGCAGAAGACCTCAAGTTTGTGGCTAATCAGTTTAGACGCCTCCATAGCAAAAAGCTACAACATACATTCCGTTTCTACTCGTACCACTGGAGGACATGGGGCGCCTGCTTTATACAGGCTGCATGGCGTCGGCACAAGAAGAGAATGATGGCGAGGAGTCTGACCATGTGCGAGTCATTCGCATATTCTGTTGATGAACAAGTAGCTTCTGAAACGACTCAAGAGGAGAGTATGAAATCTTCAACTTCCTCTCAAGCAAAACAGAACCTTGGTGTGACTATACTGGCTTCAAGATTTGCTGCAAACACAAGAAGGGGAGCTCAAAAAATCAAGGATGTTGAAATGCCCAAGTTGCAAAAGCCTGAAGAGCCAGACTTCTCGACAGAGCCAGACGATGACTAG
- the LOC8265200 gene encoding trifunctional UDP-glucose 4,6-dehydratase/UDP-4-keto-6-deoxy-D-glucose 3,5-epimerase/UDP-4-keto-L-rhamnose-reductase RHM1 encodes MSSNHAPYEPKKILITGAAGFIASHVTNRLIRNYPDYKIVALDKLDYCSSLRNLTPCRSSPNFKFVKGDIASADLVNHLLIAEDIDTIMHFAAQTHVDNSFGNSFEFTTNNIYGTHVLLEACKVTKKIKRFIHVSTDEVYGETDMETDIGNPEASQLLPTNPYSATKAGAEMLVMAYHRSYGLPTITTRGNNVYGPNQYPEKLIPKFIILAMKGEQLPIHGNGSNVRSYLHCEDVAEAFDVILHKGAIGHVYNIGTKKERRVLDVAEDICRLFRLDAKKAIRFVQDRPFNDQRYFLDDQKLKKLGWQERTPWEEGLKMTMEWYTKNPNWWGDVSAALHPHPRISMVVHSNDDSWLLEDGCAKEGDNNSS; translated from the coding sequence atgTCTTCTAATCATGCTCCATACGAACCCAAAAAGATCCTTATAACTGGTGCAGCTGGTTTCATAGCCTCGCATGTGACCAATAGGTTGATAAGGAATTACCCTGACTACAAAATCGTTGCCCTTGACAAATTAGACTACTGCTCTAGCCTTAGGAACCTTACTCCATGTCGGTCCTCTCCAAATTTCAAGTTTGTGAAGGGCGATATTGCTAGTGCTGATCTTGTAAATCACCTCTTGATAGCTGAAGATATCGATACTATTATGCACTTTGCTGCCCAAACCCATGTGGATAATTCTTTTGGGAACTCTTTTGAATTCACCACCAACAACATTTATGGCACTCATGTTCTTCTTGAAGCATGCAAGGTCACTAAGAAAATCAAGAGGTTCATTCATGTTAGTACAGATGAAGTTTATGGAGAAACTGACATGGAGACTGATATTGGCAATCCTGAGGCTTCTCAGCTCCTTCCTACAAACCCATACTCAGCCACAAAAGCTGGGGCTGAAATGCTTGTCATGGCTTACCATCGATCTTATGGCCTTCCTACAATTACCACCCGAGGCAATAATGTATATGGCCCTAACCAGTATCCAGAAAAACTTATTCCAAAATTCATTATCCTTGCGATGAAGGGTGAACAATTACCAATTCATGGTAATGGCTCAAATGTGAGAAGCTATCTGCACTGTGAAGATGTTGCAGAGGCATTTGATGTGATACTTCACAAAGGGGCTATTGGACATGTCTATAATATTGGAACCAAGAAAGAGAGACGAGTGTTAGATGTGGCAGAGGATATCTGTAGGCTGTTCAGACTGGATGCCAAGAAAGCTATCAGGTTCGTTCAAGATAGGCCTTTCAATGATCAAAGATATTTCTTAGATGATCAAAAGCTCAAGAAACTGGGGTGGCAAGAAAGGACTCCTTGGGAAGAAGGGTTGAAGATGACAATGGAGTGGTACACAAAGAATCCAAATTGGTGGGGCGATGTTTCTGCTGCTCTCCATCCGCATCCTCGTATTTCAATGGTAGTCCATTCGAATGATGATTCGTGGTTGCTGGAGGATGGATGTGCAAAAGAAGGTGACAATAATAGCAGTTGA
- the LOC8265201 gene encoding cytochrome P450 714A1 isoform X1, giving the protein MEVSLALTLIVSSVVLLLLAVCFIIHLYKTVLLSSQRLKTKLHVQGIRGPSPSFLYGNLSEMQQIQLKAMKAQNHGEIVAHDYTSSIFPYFEYWRKQYGLIYTYSTGFRQHLYVNDPEVVKEMNQSINLDLGKPTYLTKRLEPMLGNGIIRSNGHLWAQQRKIIAPEFFKDKVKGMVGLMIESAEALVRKWEESITEAEGGSQADIRVDEDLRGLSADVIARACFGSSYSKGKQIFSKLRNIQNLLTNQSILFGVTSFGFYASKNHKIITNLEREVESLIWETVKERERQCSEKASIEKDLMQQLLEEAVNDGEATKFSPKRFIVDNCKSIYFAGHESTATAASWCLMLLALHPEWQSRIREEVNQVCKDGLDANSISNLKMVTIVIQEALRLYPPAAFVSREALEEVQIGKYTVPKGVCIWTLIPTLHRDPNIWGQDANEFRPERFADGVSKACKSAQAYIPFGVGTRLCLGRNFAMIQLKVVLSLIISKFTFTLSPNYQHSPAFRMIVEPEHGVQILIKKV; this is encoded by the exons ATGGAGGTCTCTCTTGCACTGACACTCATCGTGTCTTCAGTGGTTCTTCTTCTACTCGCTGTCTGCTTCATCATTCATCTCTACAAAACAGTCTTGCTCAGCTCACAGAGGTTGAAGACGAAGCTCCATGTTCAGGGTATCAGAGGtccttctccttcttttcTCTACGGCAATCTCTCTGAAATGCAACAAATTCAGTTGAAGGCAATGAAAGCTCAAAATCACGGTGAAATTGTTGCTCATGATTACACTTCCTCCATCTTCCCTTACTTCGAATATTGGAGAAAACAATATG GTCTAATATACACATACTCGACAGGGTTTAGGCAACATCTGTATGTAAACGATCCAGAGGTAGTGAAGGAAATGAACCAGTCAATTAACTTAGACCTGGGGAAGCCTACTTATTTGACTAAAAGACTTGAACCCATGCTTGGCAACGGCATTATCAGGTCCAATGGCCACCTCTGGGCTCAGCAGCGCAAAATTATTGCTCCAGAATTCTTCAAGGACAAGGTCAAG GGTATGGTGGGGCTAATGATAGAGTCAGCAGAAGCATTGGTAAGAAAATGGGAGGAAAGCATCACCGAAGCTGAAGGGGGTAGCCAAGCAGACATTAGAGTTGATGAAGATTTGCGAGGCCTCTCCGCTGATGTCATTGCAAGAGCTTGTTTTGGGAGCTCCTACTCCAAAGGCAAACAAATTTTCTCCAAACTTAGGAACATCCAAAACCTTCTCACCAACCAAAGCATTCTTTTTGGTGTCACAAGTTTTGG GTTTTATGCTAGCAAGAACCACAAGATAATCACTAACTTGGAAAGAGAGGTAGAGTCATTAATTTGGGAGACAGTCAAAGAACGAGAAAGGCAATGCTCAGAGAAAGCTTCAATTGAGAAGGACCTAATGCAGCAATTACTTGAGGAGGCAGTTAACGATGGTGAGGCTACCAAGTTTTCACCAAAGCGATTTATAGTCGACAATTGCAAGAGTATATACTTTGCAGGTCATGAATCTACTGCCACTGCAGCCTCCTGGTGCTTGATGCTTCTTGCACTACATCCAGAGTGGCAATCTCGTATCAGAGAGGAGGTGAATCAAGTTTGCAAAGATGGGCTAGATGCAAATTCAATCTCCAACTTGAAGATG GTGACCATAGTGATACAAGAGGCACTGAGGCTATATCCGCCGGCAGCATTTGTGTCAAGGGAGGCACTTGAAGAAGTACAAATAGGAAAATACACAGTTCCAAAAGGTGTGTGCATATGGACTTTGATTCCCACTTTGCATAGGGATCCAAACATATGGGGACAAGATGCTAATGAGTTTAGACCAGAAAGGTTCGCGGATGGTGTCTCTAAAGCTTGTAAATCTGCCCAAGCTTATATACCATTTGGAGTTGGAACTCGTTTGTGCTTAGGCAGAAACTTTGCTATGATCCAGCTGAAGGTCGTTCTCTCCCTCATTATCTCCAAGTTTACCTTCACCCTATCTCCCAATTATCAGCATTCTCCTGCTTTTAGAATGATTGTGGAGCCTGAGCATGGTGTACAGATTTTAATCAAAAAGGTTTAG
- the LOC8265204 gene encoding serine/arginine-rich splicing factor RSZ22 produces the protein MSRVYVGNLDPRVTERDLEDEFRRFGVIRSVWVARRPPGYAFIDFDDKRDADDAIHELDGKNGWRVELSHNSRGGGGRGGGRGRSGGSDLKCYECGEPGHFARECRLRVGSGRRRSRSPRYRRSPSYGRRSYSPRGRSPKRRSISPRGRSYSRSPPYRGREELPYANGNGIRDRRRSRS, from the exons ATGTCTCGTGTCTATGTGGGTAACTTGGATCCTCGAGTCACTGAGCGTGATCTTGAAGATGAGTTCCGCAGATTTGGGGTCATAAGAAG TGTATGGGTTGCACGAAGACCACCAGGCTATGCATTTATTGACTTCGATGATAAAAGGGATGCAGATGATGCAATCCATGAATTAGATG GCAAGAATGGTTGGAGAGTTGAGCTTTCTCACAATTCAAGAGgtggtggaggccgtggtggtgGCCGTGGTCGCTCTGGTGGTTCCGACTTGAAGTGTTATGAATGTGGGGAACCTGGTCATTTTGCCCGTGAATGCCGCCTACGTGTTGGTTCTGGAAGGCGACGCAGCCGCAGCCCTAGATATCGCAGGAGTCCTAGCTATGGTCGAAG GAGCTACAGCCCGCGTGGACGATCTCCCAAGCGCCGCAGCATTTCACCTCGTGGGCGCAGTTATAGCAGGTCACCACCATACCGTGGTCGTGAAGAGCTGCCATATGCCAATGG AAATGGTATAAGGGATCGACGCCGAAGCAGGAGCTAA
- the LOC8265201 gene encoding cytochrome P450 714A1 isoform X2 encodes MEVSLALTLIVSSVVLLLLAVCFIIHLYKTVLLSSQRLKTKLHVQGIRGPSPSFLYGNLSEMQQIQLKAMKAQNHGEIVAHDYTSSIFPYFEYWRKQYGFRQHLYVNDPEVVKEMNQSINLDLGKPTYLTKRLEPMLGNGIIRSNGHLWAQQRKIIAPEFFKDKVKGMVGLMIESAEALVRKWEESITEAEGGSQADIRVDEDLRGLSADVIARACFGSSYSKGKQIFSKLRNIQNLLTNQSILFGVTSFGFYASKNHKIITNLEREVESLIWETVKERERQCSEKASIEKDLMQQLLEEAVNDGEATKFSPKRFIVDNCKSIYFAGHESTATAASWCLMLLALHPEWQSRIREEVNQVCKDGLDANSISNLKMVTIVIQEALRLYPPAAFVSREALEEVQIGKYTVPKGVCIWTLIPTLHRDPNIWGQDANEFRPERFADGVSKACKSAQAYIPFGVGTRLCLGRNFAMIQLKVVLSLIISKFTFTLSPNYQHSPAFRMIVEPEHGVQILIKKV; translated from the exons ATGGAGGTCTCTCTTGCACTGACACTCATCGTGTCTTCAGTGGTTCTTCTTCTACTCGCTGTCTGCTTCATCATTCATCTCTACAAAACAGTCTTGCTCAGCTCACAGAGGTTGAAGACGAAGCTCCATGTTCAGGGTATCAGAGGtccttctccttcttttcTCTACGGCAATCTCTCTGAAATGCAACAAATTCAGTTGAAGGCAATGAAAGCTCAAAATCACGGTGAAATTGTTGCTCATGATTACACTTCCTCCATCTTCCCTTACTTCGAATATTGGAGAAAACAATATG GGTTTAGGCAACATCTGTATGTAAACGATCCAGAGGTAGTGAAGGAAATGAACCAGTCAATTAACTTAGACCTGGGGAAGCCTACTTATTTGACTAAAAGACTTGAACCCATGCTTGGCAACGGCATTATCAGGTCCAATGGCCACCTCTGGGCTCAGCAGCGCAAAATTATTGCTCCAGAATTCTTCAAGGACAAGGTCAAG GGTATGGTGGGGCTAATGATAGAGTCAGCAGAAGCATTGGTAAGAAAATGGGAGGAAAGCATCACCGAAGCTGAAGGGGGTAGCCAAGCAGACATTAGAGTTGATGAAGATTTGCGAGGCCTCTCCGCTGATGTCATTGCAAGAGCTTGTTTTGGGAGCTCCTACTCCAAAGGCAAACAAATTTTCTCCAAACTTAGGAACATCCAAAACCTTCTCACCAACCAAAGCATTCTTTTTGGTGTCACAAGTTTTGG GTTTTATGCTAGCAAGAACCACAAGATAATCACTAACTTGGAAAGAGAGGTAGAGTCATTAATTTGGGAGACAGTCAAAGAACGAGAAAGGCAATGCTCAGAGAAAGCTTCAATTGAGAAGGACCTAATGCAGCAATTACTTGAGGAGGCAGTTAACGATGGTGAGGCTACCAAGTTTTCACCAAAGCGATTTATAGTCGACAATTGCAAGAGTATATACTTTGCAGGTCATGAATCTACTGCCACTGCAGCCTCCTGGTGCTTGATGCTTCTTGCACTACATCCAGAGTGGCAATCTCGTATCAGAGAGGAGGTGAATCAAGTTTGCAAAGATGGGCTAGATGCAAATTCAATCTCCAACTTGAAGATG GTGACCATAGTGATACAAGAGGCACTGAGGCTATATCCGCCGGCAGCATTTGTGTCAAGGGAGGCACTTGAAGAAGTACAAATAGGAAAATACACAGTTCCAAAAGGTGTGTGCATATGGACTTTGATTCCCACTTTGCATAGGGATCCAAACATATGGGGACAAGATGCTAATGAGTTTAGACCAGAAAGGTTCGCGGATGGTGTCTCTAAAGCTTGTAAATCTGCCCAAGCTTATATACCATTTGGAGTTGGAACTCGTTTGTGCTTAGGCAGAAACTTTGCTATGATCCAGCTGAAGGTCGTTCTCTCCCTCATTATCTCCAAGTTTACCTTCACCCTATCTCCCAATTATCAGCATTCTCCTGCTTTTAGAATGATTGTGGAGCCTGAGCATGGTGTACAGATTTTAATCAAAAAGGTTTAG